In Saccharolobus solfataricus, a genomic segment contains:
- a CDS encoding IS110 family transposase, translating into MVERETEAKSSGSGVTNPYHRTEHCDKIHAYRCDKEVGVIGIDVSKDHLITSRGRVRRYENSKKGYEEILKMKPCTIVLEPTGVYAIKPSQYFKERGVRVLQVSPNVLSREKEFRGKKTDFYDAEKLENMVDKAKEYDYNPLKELVTLYLFLKDIETKYKNRLKRALFLVSDNDKVSKDRLEKLAKGDFTQEELYQLEYTPLVLEEIKILAKNLLETQERLKEVRRMIEGQVPQDHVLLTIPGVGRLAAGVIIGVVGDVRRFPKPESFVAYCGLDPVVERSGKAVVSRGISKRGNKYLRSLFYFLAMRSYSRNPTLLKFYETHKDRLKGKKLYVALARKLARVVWSVWYNNRPYEPK; encoded by the coding sequence ATGGTCGAGAGGGAAACTGAAGCGAAGTCTTCGGGTAGTGGCGTGACAAACCCCTACCATCGGACTGAACATTGTGATAAAATTCACGCATATAGGTGTGATAAAGAGGTAGGGGTAATAGGGATAGATGTATCAAAGGACCATTTAATTACAAGTAGGGGGAGGGTGAGAAGATACGAGAACAGTAAGAAGGGTTATGAGGAAATCCTCAAGATGAAACCTTGCACAATAGTCCTAGAGCCTACCGGAGTATATGCAATAAAGCCTTCACAATACTTCAAGGAGAGAGGGGTAAGAGTACTACAAGTCAGCCCAAACGTGTTATCAAGAGAAAAGGAGTTTAGGGGAAAGAAAACAGATTTTTACGACGCAGAAAAATTAGAAAACATGGTCGACAAGGCTAAGGAGTACGATTACAACCCCTTAAAGGAATTAGTAACACTCTACCTCTTCCTAAAGGACATAGAGACGAAATACAAGAACAGGCTAAAGAGAGCACTATTCCTAGTAAGCGATAACGATAAGGTAAGCAAGGACAGGTTGGAAAAACTTGCGAAAGGAGATTTCACACAGGAAGAACTATACCAACTTGAATACACCCCCTTAGTACTTGAGGAAATCAAAATCCTGGCTAAAAACCTCCTAGAAACGCAAGAGAGGTTGAAGGAGGTTAGGAGGATGATTGAGGGGCAAGTCCCTCAAGACCACGTCCTATTAACGATACCAGGTGTTGGGAGGCTTGCAGCTGGGGTTATTATTGGTGTTGTTGGTGATGTTAGGCGTTTTCCCAAGCCAGAATCATTTGTTGCCTATTGTGGTCTAGATCCCGTAGTGGAGAGGAGCGGGAAGGCTGTGGTAAGTAGGGGGATTTCCAAGAGGGGTAATAAGTACTTGCGTAGCTTGTTCTACTTTTTAGCAATGAGGAGTTATTCTAGGAACCCAACCTTATTGAAGTTTTATGAAACACACAAGGATAGGTTGAAGGGTAAGAAGTTGTATGTCGCTTTGGCTAGGAAGTTGGCAAGGGTTGTTTGGAGTGTTTGGTATAATAATAGGCCTTATGAGCCTAAATAA
- the ilvC gene encoding ketol-acid reductoisomerase has translation MDKTVLDASLEPLKGKTIAVIGYGNQGRVQANIMRENGLNVIIGNVKDRYYDLAIKEGFEVYDIGEAVKKADVAFLLIPDEIMKEIYEKKIAPILEGKKEFVLDFASGYNVAFGLIRPPKNVDTVMVAPRMVGEGIMDLHKQGKGYPVLLGVKQDASGKAWDYAKAIAKGIGAIPGGIAVISSFEEEALLDLMSEHTWVPILFGAIKACFDVAVKEYGVSPEAALLEFYASGELVEIARLIAEEGIFNQMVHHSTTSQYGTLTRMFKYYDLVKEIVKDEAKYIWDGSFAKEWTLEQQAGYPVFYRLWELAVQSEMAKAEKELYKILRRKVSD, from the coding sequence ATGGATAAAACAGTTTTAGACGCGAGTTTAGAACCTTTAAAGGGAAAGACAATAGCCGTAATTGGTTACGGTAACCAAGGGAGAGTTCAAGCTAATATTATGAGGGAAAATGGTCTGAACGTTATTATAGGAAACGTTAAGGATAGGTATTACGATTTGGCTATAAAGGAAGGGTTTGAAGTTTACGATATAGGTGAAGCAGTGAAGAAAGCTGATGTTGCCTTTCTCCTAATTCCAGATGAAATAATGAAGGAAATTTATGAAAAGAAGATTGCCCCAATTTTAGAAGGCAAGAAAGAGTTCGTATTGGACTTCGCCAGTGGATATAATGTGGCCTTTGGACTTATTAGACCACCTAAAAACGTTGATACTGTTATGGTTGCTCCCAGAATGGTTGGGGAAGGGATTATGGATTTGCATAAACAAGGGAAAGGTTATCCCGTATTATTGGGAGTTAAACAAGATGCATCTGGAAAGGCATGGGATTACGCTAAGGCAATAGCCAAGGGTATAGGTGCAATTCCAGGAGGGATTGCAGTTATTTCATCATTTGAGGAGGAAGCGTTATTAGATTTAATGAGCGAACACACTTGGGTGCCAATATTGTTTGGGGCAATAAAGGCTTGTTTTGACGTTGCTGTAAAGGAATATGGGGTATCTCCAGAAGCGGCGTTGTTGGAGTTTTATGCCTCTGGGGAATTGGTTGAGATTGCTAGACTAATTGCTGAAGAGGGTATATTTAATCAAATGGTTCACCACAGTACTACTAGTCAATACGGTACTTTAACGAGAATGTTCAAATATTATGACTTAGTCAAGGAAATTGTTAAAGATGAGGCAAAGTACATATGGGATGGTAGTTTCGCTAAGGAGTGGACATTAGAACAACAAGCTGGATACCCCGTATTTTATAGATTGTGGGAATTGGCTGTACAGAGCGAAATGGCTAAGGCTGAAAAGGAGTTGTATAAAATTCTAAGAAGAAAGGTAAGCGATTAA
- a CDS encoding IS110 family transposase produces the protein MEAPVAGIDVSKDKLIVYFQGKLYEFTNDKRGYEEIRKILPKGCKVGIESTGVYHVNLAKYLMGEYDVRIINPFILKKFKDFRGKKSDKNDAKKLAELVVSMCSGFTTSDARELTSQWDFVTRSIARVKNRLRRDLVLLGYRDSLSKRNLEEVLRGGDSIVLAEVRFLLEELERLKTRKREIEKELENVVSKDSLIFTIPGIGKTLGCIILARVGDVKRFSDKKRFVAYCGLDPVVESSGKSVVSRGISKKGDAVLRRAFYLAALTAIKVNPVIKRFYEEHKGRLKGKKLIVACARKLAVITWAVLYYNKPFDASE, from the coding sequence TTGGAGGCCCCAGTTGCAGGAATAGATGTATCAAAAGATAAATTAATCGTGTATTTTCAAGGTAAACTCTACGAGTTTACTAATGATAAGCGAGGTTATGAGGAGATAAGGAAGATCTTACCTAAGGGTTGCAAAGTGGGTATTGAGAGTACTGGAGTTTACCACGTTAACCTAGCAAAGTACTTGATGGGTGAGTATGATGTTAGGATCATTAATCCCTTTATTCTCAAGAAGTTCAAGGATTTTAGGGGTAAGAAGAGTGATAAGAATGATGCTAAAAAGCTTGCGGAATTAGTTGTAAGTATGTGTAGTGGGTTTACAACAAGTGATGCTAGGGAGTTGACTAGCCAGTGGGATTTTGTTACTAGGAGTATTGCTAGGGTTAAGAATAGGTTGAGGAGGGATTTGGTACTTCTAGGCTATAGGGATAGTTTGTCAAAGAGGAATTTGGAGGAGGTTTTGAGGGGTGGGGATAGTATTGTCTTGGCTGAGGTTAGGTTTCTTTTGGAGGAGCTTGAGAGGCTTAAAACTAGGAAGAGGGAGATTGAGAAAGAGCTTGAGAATGTTGTTTCCAAGGATAGTTTGATTTTCACTATTCCTGGTATTGGTAAAACCTTGGGTTGTATTATTTTGGCTAGGGTTGGTGATGTTAAGCGCTTTAGTGATAAGAAGAGGTTTGTTGCTTATTGTGGTCTTGACCCAGTTGTTGAGTCTAGTGGTAAGAGTGTTGTATCGAGAGGTATTTCTAAAAAAGGTGACGCTGTTTTGAGGAGGGCTTTCTATCTTGCAGCTTTGACTGCCATCAAGGTTAATCCTGTTATCAAGCGTTTTTATGAGGAGCACAAGGGTAGGTTAAAGGGTAAGAAGTTGATTGTTGCATGTGCAAGGAAGTTGGCTGTTATTACTTGGGCTGTGCTGTATTATAATAAGCCCTTTGATGCTAGTGAGTAA
- a CDS encoding IS5-like element ISC1290 family transposase: MKHWIEYYNGPVPYEHLSARHKTLVKMNYMLITSEVLSRLSDLFILRALIVMIVWTCSYRDVRSYYESDVVVRWFLGEYKSKSEIHRRAKKFRGEVKTLFKEYAKELEGKMSRLADYLPSSALYGKVGKLWIVDSFLIEVPFGKRNKETLKKKFELDLRQRKYREAANTLFFYIKCKARRRFKGEFTKKRNRSYFGFKVFNLMSPTMIVHEIQVELANFPDNKVGFSRSGYKVVDRGFVGKSSTWLIGFSSFRRYVEFFGIFLRRYWRPYATEKGMVEFFVYVIALIYNSYIYTSVLSRVPESQLAH, from the coding sequence ATGAAGCATTGGATAGAATACTACAACGGCCCGGTTCCCTATGAACATTTATCAGCAAGGCATAAAACACTTGTGAAAATGAACTACATGCTGATCACGTCTGAAGTGCTGTCGCGTCTCTCTGACCTCTTCATATTGAGAGCGTTAATAGTAATGATTGTGTGGACGTGCTCCTACAGGGACGTGCGGAGCTACTACGAGTCAGACGTGGTGGTAAGGTGGTTCCTAGGCGAGTACAAGTCTAAGTCGGAGATCCATAGGAGGGCAAAGAAATTTAGGGGAGAGGTAAAGACTCTGTTCAAGGAGTACGCCAAGGAGTTGGAGGGGAAGATGAGTAGACTTGCCGACTACTTACCTAGCAGTGCGTTATACGGAAAGGTTGGAAAGCTGTGGATCGTGGATTCCTTCCTAATCGAGGTACCCTTCGGGAAGAGGAACAAGGAAACATTGAAGAAGAAGTTTGAGCTAGACCTAAGGCAGAGGAAGTACAGGGAGGCGGCTAACACGCTCTTCTTTTACATTAAGTGCAAAGCGAGGAGGAGGTTCAAGGGAGAGTTTACAAAGAAGAGGAACAGGAGTTACTTCGGCTTCAAGGTCTTCAACCTCATGTCGCCAACAATGATAGTTCACGAGATTCAAGTGGAACTGGCCAATTTTCCGGACAATAAGGTTGGCTTCTCTCGCAGCGGTTATAAGGTAGTGGATAGGGGCTTCGTGGGGAAGTCCTCGACCTGGTTGATAGGTTTCTCTAGTTTCAGGAGGTATGTGGAGTTCTTTGGGATCTTCTTGAGGAGGTATTGGAGGCCTTACGCTACTGAAAAGGGTATGGTCGAGTTCTTTGTCTACGTTATCGCGTTGATTTACAACTCCTACATCTACACTTCTGTGTTATCGCGTGTTCCGGAGAGTCAACTCGCCCACTAA
- a CDS encoding HEAT repeat domain-containing protein has protein sequence MDKEKVLNILRNSSNLPLDLIRRLLSDKDKDIKHEAWNYVISNVRDKDFLLELLSFHDTGTRYRAWNSVPEFVERGILTLEEVIKRKEHFLEMLKDSNKVVRALSWYVTLKPLLEMNVVSLGEVLSYSPFLCELINSEFHEVVEGVMQEFKITCKFI, from the coding sequence ATGGATAAGGAAAAGGTTCTAAATATTTTGAGGAATTCCTCAAACTTACCCTTAGATTTAATTAGGAGACTCCTTTCAGACAAGGATAAGGATATTAAACACGAAGCGTGGAATTACGTTATTTCGAACGTAAGGGATAAGGATTTCCTATTGGAACTTTTATCATTTCACGATACTGGGACTAGGTATAGAGCGTGGAATAGTGTTCCTGAGTTCGTAGAGAGGGGTATATTAACTTTGGAAGAGGTTATCAAAAGAAAAGAACATTTCCTTGAAATGCTAAAAGATAGCAATAAGGTCGTAAGGGCGCTATCTTGGTATGTTACGTTAAAACCCCTACTAGAAATGAATGTGGTAAGTCTAGGAGAAGTTCTTAGCTATTCGCCTTTCCTATGTGAGTTAATTAACTCAGAATTTCATGAAGTCGTAGAAGGAGTTATGCAGGAGTTTAAGATCACGTGCAAATTTATATAG
- a CDS encoding DUF1028 domain-containing protein — translation MNLYIDLFNYLHLGHSLEAMAKEAESKGKIYEKILRALKAGESKGGDRRGKQSAAIIVVKTVDKSEKEIDPLIVGKYVDLRVDDSQDPLKDLERLLDLWVATFIEEEMVNVKDYENQIRQALNKWGYNDLRTWVEMNNLEGKYTGDKIGKTVLKILLSKE, via the coding sequence ATAAACCTTTACATAGATTTATTCAATTATTTGCACTTGGGACACTCTCTAGAGGCTATGGCAAAGGAGGCAGAAAGTAAGGGCAAAATTTACGAGAAAATTCTTAGAGCGCTAAAGGCTGGGGAAAGTAAGGGTGGAGATAGGAGGGGAAAGCAGAGTGCTGCAATCATTGTTGTTAAAACTGTTGATAAGAGCGAGAAGGAGATTGATCCCTTGATTGTAGGGAAGTATGTAGACTTAAGAGTTGATGATAGTCAAGATCCCTTAAAGGATCTGGAAAGGCTTCTGGACTTATGGGTAGCTACTTTTATAGAAGAGGAGATGGTTAACGTTAAGGATTATGAGAACCAAATAAGACAAGCATTAAACAAGTGGGGATATAATGATTTGAGAACTTGGGTTGAGATGAATAACTTAGAGGGAAAATATACGGGGGATAAGATAGGTAAAACGGTGTTGAAGATCTTGCTATCCAAAGAATAG
- a CDS encoding GH12 family glycosyl hydrolase domain-containing protein codes for MIMNKLYIIIVPIIVIIVVGVIGGAIYLHHQSPNVKTSSITVTTNETTTLMSITTNTVPTTVTPTTSSIPQLIYVTSSASSPTPVYLNNSTVPSFYLEVNMWNAKTWNGNYTMVFNPLTRTLSVSFNLTQVNPLQWTNGYPEIYVGRKPWDTSYAGNIFPMRIGNMTPFMVSFYINLTKLDPSINFDIASDAWIVRPQIAFSPGTAPGNGDIEIMVWLFSQNLQPAGQQVGEVVIPIYINHTLVNATFQVWKMKNVPWGGWEYIAFRPDGWKVTNGYVAYEPNLFIKALNNFASYNITNYYLTDWEFGTEWGTMTSNGTAYFSWTISNFYETLL; via the coding sequence ATGATAATGAATAAATTATATATCATTATAGTTCCGATAATTGTAATAATAGTTGTGGGTGTAATTGGTGGAGCTATTTACCTACACCATCAGTCACCTAATGTCAAAACATCATCGATAACTGTCACCACTAACGAAACCACAACTTTAATGAGCATAACAACCAATACCGTACCTACAACAGTAACGCCCACTACATCTTCTATTCCTCAGCTAATCTATGTTACATCCTCTGCTAGTTCACCAACTCCAGTTTATCTAAATAACTCAACTGTACCATCATTTTATCTTGAAGTGAACATGTGGAATGCTAAAACTTGGAATGGCAACTATACCATGGTCTTTAACCCGCTTACTCGTACGCTCTCTGTTAGTTTCAACTTAACGCAAGTTAATCCATTACAGTGGACTAATGGCTATCCGGAAATTTACGTGGGCAGAAAACCCTGGGATACTTCATATGCAGGTAACATATTCCCAATGAGGATAGGCAATATGACACCGTTTATGGTATCGTTTTACATAAACTTAACTAAGCTAGACCCGTCAATAAATTTCGATATTGCGTCTGACGCTTGGATAGTTAGGCCTCAAATAGCATTTAGTCCCGGAACTGCTCCAGGTAATGGGGACATTGAGATAATGGTCTGGTTATTTAGTCAGAATTTACAGCCTGCTGGGCAACAAGTTGGAGAAGTAGTAATCCCAATATATATTAATCACACTCTAGTCAACGCCACTTTCCAAGTGTGGAAGATGAAGAACGTCCCATGGGGAGGTTGGGAGTACATAGCATTTAGACCAGATGGCTGGAAAGTCACAAATGGTTACGTCGCATATGAGCCCAACTTGTTCATCAAAGCGTTAAATAATTTCGCAAGCTACAACATTACAAACTATTACTTAACGGATTGGGAGTTCGGTACGGAATGGGGAACAATGACTTCCAATGGTACAGCCTACTTCTCATGGACAATATCGAATTTCTATGAAACTCTCCTCTAA
- the cpsA gene encoding carboxypeptidase CpsA, with protein MDLVEKLKNDVKEIEDWIIQIRRKIHENPELSYKEYSTSKLVAETLRKLGIEVEEGVGLPTAVVGKIRGNKPGKTVALRADMDALPVEETSDVEFKSKVKGVMHACGHDTHVAMLLGGAYLLVKNKDLISGEIRLIFQPAEEDGGLGGAKPMIEAGVMNGVDYVFGIHISSSYPSGVFATRKGPIMATPDAFKIVVHGKGGHGSAPHETIDPIFISLQIANAIYGITARQIDPVQPFVISITTIHSGTKDNIIPDDAEMQGTIRSLDENVRSKAKDYMRRIVSSICGIYGATCEVKFMEDVYPITVNNPEVTDEVMKILSSISTVVETEPVLGAEDFSRFLQKAPGMYFFLGTRNEKKGCIYPNHSSKFCVDEDVLKLGALAHALLAIKFSNK; from the coding sequence ATGGATTTAGTTGAGAAGTTGAAGAACGACGTGAAGGAAATAGAGGATTGGATAATTCAAATTAGGAGGAAAATTCACGAGAATCCTGAACTTTCCTATAAAGAGTATAGCACCTCTAAACTAGTGGCAGAAACGTTAAGGAAATTGGGAATAGAAGTAGAGGAGGGCGTTGGATTACCCACTGCAGTAGTTGGTAAGATTAGGGGAAATAAACCCGGGAAGACAGTTGCCTTAAGAGCGGATATGGATGCCCTCCCCGTAGAGGAGACTAGTGACGTAGAGTTCAAGTCCAAGGTTAAAGGGGTAATGCACGCGTGTGGTCATGACACTCACGTAGCAATGCTCTTAGGTGGAGCTTATCTCTTGGTTAAAAATAAAGATTTAATCAGTGGCGAAATTAGGTTAATATTTCAGCCCGCAGAGGAGGATGGAGGATTAGGAGGAGCGAAACCAATGATCGAGGCTGGAGTCATGAATGGTGTAGATTACGTATTTGGTATACATATATCCAGTAGCTATCCATCTGGAGTCTTCGCAACTAGAAAAGGTCCAATAATGGCTACGCCAGATGCGTTTAAGATTGTGGTTCACGGAAAGGGCGGTCACGGTTCTGCTCCTCATGAGACCATAGACCCAATTTTCATATCATTACAAATAGCCAACGCAATTTACGGTATAACAGCTAGGCAAATCGATCCCGTTCAACCCTTCGTCATATCCATAACTACGATACATTCTGGGACAAAGGATAATATAATACCAGATGACGCTGAAATGCAGGGAACGATTAGAAGTCTAGACGAGAATGTTAGGAGTAAGGCTAAGGATTACATGAGGAGAATAGTTTCATCAATATGCGGAATTTATGGTGCAACTTGTGAGGTCAAATTCATGGAGGACGTCTATCCAATTACAGTAAATAACCCAGAAGTAACTGATGAGGTGATGAAAATTCTATCTTCAATATCCACAGTCGTTGAGACTGAGCCAGTTCTAGGAGCTGAGGATTTCTCTAGGTTCCTACAGAAAGCTCCCGGTATGTATTTCTTCCTGGGAACTAGAAATGAGAAGAAAGGTTGCATATATCCCAACCATAGCTCTAAGTTCTGCGTAGATGAGGATGTGTTGAAACTAGGTGCTTTAGCCCACGCATTATTGGCAATAAAGTTCAGTAACAAATAA
- a CDS encoding GH116 family glycosyl hydrolase produces the protein MVKYTDKDRIVAGVPLGGIGTGKLEIDNKVRIINVTIRNNWGNPIKLLRGFHVFIKPKDKRGFIFQKDGGIYKVSEFPGEIIYEGKYPVVKVVGKSNEVEVELEAFSPIIPNDLKNSSLPAIGISLKVKGIKEGKVAISFPNIVGSVSIGRVNESIRNGVIHKNLKANDYDPAKGNTTLISNNVSDIITQYNLKRKPSETMNFWLSQYENEEPWVKLNRGEEIEDNPHEVTGHRDDPASIIISEGEEMRYVFAWYFNGKHVFYPYGHYYENFFKDSSEIAKYFLDNFDHLRKDIFHNIVNVKEEWLRDAIINSSYILSSNTWLDEKGRFAIYEAPQNCPYLGTIGTCYEFGSLPVILMFPELEKLFLKLLISYVRNDGYVPHDLGFHSLDSPIDGTTSPPKWKDMNPSLILLVYRYFKFTNDIDFLKEVYPTIVKVMDWELRQCRDGLPFMEGEMDNAFDATIIKGHDSYTSSLFIASLIAMREIAKLVGDSNYVGFINEKLNVAREAFRKMFNGKYFKAWDGVDKASFLAQLYGEWFTTLLELENIVDENMIKSALESIIRLNGNASPYCVPNLVDENGKIVNLSVQTYSSWPRLVFAICWLAYKKGVGDLSFCKKEWDNLVRNGMVWDQPSRINCYTGKPEINYLDHYVGSPSLWSFLF, from the coding sequence ATGGTTAAATACACTGACAAGGATAGGATAGTGGCTGGAGTTCCACTGGGAGGAATTGGCACTGGAAAACTGGAAATCGACAACAAGGTGAGAATAATCAACGTTACGATAAGGAATAATTGGGGCAATCCCATTAAGCTTTTAAGAGGATTCCACGTATTCATAAAACCTAAAGACAAGAGGGGATTCATCTTCCAAAAGGACGGTGGAATATATAAGGTAAGTGAGTTTCCAGGGGAAATTATTTATGAGGGAAAATATCCAGTTGTCAAAGTAGTGGGAAAGAGTAATGAAGTTGAAGTGGAATTGGAAGCGTTTTCGCCAATAATCCCCAATGACTTGAAGAACTCATCCTTACCTGCAATAGGAATTAGTTTAAAAGTTAAGGGTATTAAGGAGGGAAAGGTAGCAATATCCTTCCCAAACATTGTTGGTAGTGTGAGTATTGGGAGGGTAAATGAAAGTATAAGGAATGGCGTTATTCATAAGAACTTAAAGGCAAACGATTACGATCCGGCAAAGGGAAATACTACGTTAATATCAAACAACGTGAGTGATATTATAACGCAATACAACCTTAAGAGGAAACCAAGTGAGACGATGAACTTTTGGCTATCACAATACGAAAACGAGGAGCCTTGGGTTAAATTGAATAGGGGAGAGGAAATTGAGGACAATCCTCACGAGGTAACTGGTCATAGGGATGATCCAGCAAGTATTATAATATCAGAAGGGGAGGAAATGAGATATGTGTTTGCATGGTATTTCAATGGTAAACACGTCTTTTACCCCTATGGGCATTACTATGAGAACTTCTTTAAGGATTCCTCAGAAATTGCGAAATATTTCTTGGACAACTTTGATCACTTGAGAAAGGATATATTTCACAATATTGTAAATGTGAAGGAGGAGTGGTTAAGGGATGCAATAATAAATAGTTCATACATTCTATCCTCCAATACTTGGTTAGATGAGAAGGGTAGATTTGCAATTTATGAAGCCCCGCAGAATTGTCCATATTTAGGTACAATTGGTACCTGTTATGAGTTTGGCTCCCTACCAGTGATTTTAATGTTCCCAGAGTTGGAGAAGTTGTTTTTAAAGCTATTGATTAGTTACGTAAGGAATGATGGTTATGTTCCCCACGATCTGGGTTTTCACTCCTTGGATTCTCCCATTGATGGCACTACTTCTCCTCCTAAGTGGAAGGATATGAATCCTAGCTTAATATTATTGGTTTATAGGTACTTTAAGTTCACTAACGATATCGACTTCTTGAAAGAGGTTTACCCAACTATAGTTAAAGTCATGGATTGGGAGTTAAGACAGTGTAGAGACGGCTTGCCTTTCATGGAAGGAGAAATGGATAACGCATTTGACGCTACCATAATTAAGGGCCATGATAGTTACACCTCTTCACTTTTCATAGCTTCTTTAATTGCAATGAGAGAAATTGCAAAGTTAGTTGGCGACAGCAATTATGTTGGTTTTATTAATGAAAAGTTAAATGTTGCTAGAGAAGCGTTTAGGAAAATGTTCAACGGTAAGTATTTCAAGGCATGGGACGGTGTTGATAAGGCTTCATTTCTTGCCCAACTATACGGTGAGTGGTTTACTACTTTATTGGAATTGGAAAATATTGTCGATGAAAATATGATAAAGAGTGCTTTAGAAAGTATTATAAGACTTAATGGTAATGCCTCTCCCTATTGTGTTCCCAATCTAGTTGATGAAAACGGTAAGATTGTTAACTTGAGTGTTCAAACTTACTCCTCTTGGCCTAGACTAGTATTTGCCATTTGCTGGTTAGCTTATAAGAAGGGTGTCGGTGATCTAAGCTTTTGCAAGAAGGAATGGGATAACTTGGTGAGAAACGGTATGGTATGGGATCAGCCGTCCAGGATAAATTGTTATACTGGGAAGCCTGAAATTAACTATCTAGACCATTATGTAGGCAGTCCTAGTCTTTGGAGCTTCCTATTTTAG
- the thiC gene encoding phosphomethylpyrimidine synthase ThiC, producing the protein MGIIDEAKRGQITDEMRAISKLEGIPVEKVRNRISEGKIMLIRNAKYPSRKLVPIGKGLTTKVNVNIGTSSEVVDLDMELQKVKVANKWGDTLMDLSTGGDLDAIRRDIIKASDLPVGTVPVYQIFIESFKKKSGGAYFTEDELLNTVEKHLKDGVAFMTIHAGITKDLAIRALKSDRIIPIVSRGGDMIAGWMIHNNSENPYRKNWDYVLEMFKEYDAVISLGDALRPGATGDAHDEFQIGELLETARLVKSALQKGVQVMVEGPGHVPLNEIAWDVKLMKKLTGGVPYYVLGPLPIDVGAPYDHIASAIGAAISSASGVDLLCYLTPAEHLGLPTVKQVEEGAIAYRIAAHAGDVVKLGRKARKWDDEVSYYRGKLDWENMISKLIDPQRAYQVYTQFGTPKVKACTMCGGYCPMMWAMDQVRKIGSSSSL; encoded by the coding sequence ATGGGCATCATAGATGAGGCAAAAAGGGGTCAGATAACAGATGAGATGAGGGCAATAAGTAAGCTAGAAGGTATACCAGTAGAGAAGGTCAGAAATAGGATAAGTGAAGGTAAAATAATGTTGATAAGAAATGCGAAGTACCCCAGTAGAAAACTTGTCCCAATAGGTAAGGGACTAACTACTAAAGTTAACGTAAACATAGGCACTTCAAGTGAGGTTGTAGACTTAGACATGGAATTACAGAAGGTAAAGGTTGCAAACAAGTGGGGAGATACTCTAATGGATTTATCAACGGGAGGAGACTTAGATGCCATAAGGAGGGATATAATAAAGGCATCAGATCTACCAGTTGGTACAGTCCCAGTTTACCAAATTTTCATAGAGTCCTTTAAGAAGAAGTCTGGAGGAGCGTATTTTACTGAAGATGAATTACTAAACACAGTGGAAAAGCACTTAAAGGATGGGGTTGCATTCATGACAATTCACGCTGGAATAACTAAGGATTTAGCTATTAGGGCGTTAAAGAGCGATAGGATTATTCCAATAGTCTCAAGGGGAGGGGACATGATAGCTGGTTGGATGATACACAATAACTCGGAGAACCCCTATAGAAAGAACTGGGATTACGTGTTAGAAATGTTTAAGGAATATGATGCTGTAATCTCTTTGGGAGATGCCTTAAGACCTGGAGCTACTGGAGACGCTCATGACGAGTTCCAAATTGGAGAACTATTGGAAACCGCTAGGCTAGTTAAAAGTGCGTTGCAAAAGGGTGTGCAAGTTATGGTTGAGGGACCGGGACACGTACCGCTGAACGAAATAGCTTGGGACGTTAAGTTAATGAAGAAGTTAACTGGTGGTGTACCATATTACGTTTTGGGTCCCTTGCCCATTGATGTAGGTGCACCCTATGATCACATAGCCTCTGCAATAGGTGCGGCAATATCATCAGCTAGTGGTGTTGACTTATTATGTTATCTAACCCCAGCTGAGCACTTAGGGTTACCAACTGTTAAGCAAGTTGAGGAGGGGGCAATCGCTTATAGGATTGCTGCCCATGCAGGTGATGTGGTTAAGTTAGGCAGGAAAGCTAGGAAGTGGGATGACGAGGTCAGTTATTATAGGGGGAAACTGGATTGGGAGAACATGATTTCTAAGCTAATAGATCCGCAAAGGGCTTATCAAGTTTACACTCAGTTTGGTACTCCTAAAGTGAAAGCTTGTACCATGTGTGGTGGATATTGTCCAATGATGTGGGCTATGGATCAAGTTAGGAAGATAGGTTCTTCATCATCCCTATAA